One region of Gouania willdenowi chromosome 13, fGouWil2.1, whole genome shotgun sequence genomic DNA includes:
- the stard10 gene encoding LOW QUALITY PROTEIN: START domain-containing protein 10 (The sequence of the model RefSeq protein was modified relative to this genomic sequence to represent the inferred CDS: inserted 1 base in 1 codon; deleted 1 base in 1 codon; substituted 1 base at 1 genomic stop codon) — MSGHSVTIPDDQAFASFKAECLCEEDWTTTYNKGGITVWVQAVEEGKSIHKIKSQIICKDVSAATMYDVLHDLEYRKKWDTNVEETFDIGKLTVNADVGYYAWKCPKPLRNRDVITLRXWLPIGNDYIIMNYSVKHAKYPPKKDFVRAVSLQTGYMIQSQGPNSCILTYMAQXTHEGSLPKWVVNKASQFLAPRAMKKINKVSMKYTEWKQKHNPGFKPWLYPEQNTLPSIPLSELSLQRAESLEKLDASSCGETQEREDSD; from the exons ATGTCTGGACACTCTGTGACCATCCCGGACGACCAGGCGTTCGCCAGCTTTAAGGCCGAGTGTCTGTGTGAGGAGGACTGGACCACGACCTACAACAAGGGGGGCATTACAGTGTGGGTCCAGGCTGTGGAGGAGGGCAAGTCCATCCACAAAATAAAG TCTCAGATTATTTGTAAGGATGTGTCGGCTGCGACCATGTACGACGTCCTGCATGACCTTGAATACAGGAAGAAATGGGACACAAATGTCGAGGAGACCTTTGACATTGGGAAACTGACGGTTAATGCAGATGTTGGTTACTACGCAT GGAAATGTCCCAAACCTCTTCGTAACCGTGATGTCATTACTCTTC CCTGGCTGCCAATTGGGAATGATTACATCATCATGAACTACTCTGTTAAACATGCT AAATATCCTCCTAAAAAGGACTTTGTGCGTGCTGTTTCCTTACAA ACTGGTTACATGATCCAGAGCCAAGGGCCTAATAGCTGTATCCTCACTTACATGGCCCAGTAGACCCACGAGG GTTCATTACCCAAGTGGGTTGTCAACAAGGCTTCCCAGTTCCTTGCTCCCCGT GCAATGAAGAAGATCAACAAAGTCAGTATGAAGTACACGGAATGGAAGCAGAAGCATAACCCTGGCTTTAAGCCCTGGCTCTACCCTGAACAGAATACATTACCCAGCATCCCCCTGTCTGAGCTCAGCCTCCAGCGTGCAGAGAGCCTGGAGAAGCTTGATGCGAGCTCTTGTGGAGAGACCCAGGAGAGAGAAGACAGCGACTAA